Proteins encoded together in one Drosophila albomicans strain 15112-1751.03 chromosome 2R, ASM965048v2, whole genome shotgun sequence window:
- the LOC117573388 gene encoding S1 RNA-binding domain-containing protein 1 isoform X10 gives MSTRPRRLAARKTPLVIELSDSDEDGTVASKDNDDYRPTETRTRFVDRAAATAASGATASRKRFPSTKNASALSDAPAAKKRRTKEDKENEPSPSNGATEATAEEPLPPAQEVDGAAPSTTSATTTTGRSSFWERRKVWNIHELLAETEHIQPTAARNIVQLFENENTIPFICRYRRDLVDHITPERLRDIRNTYTEIVDLRKKAENIVHQLERENVLNTEIREELMCAKTNEELEFLYAPYKPASKGTLAERAKALGLQEYADCLLYGTAPKVELSAIVDRNNADLASEEQVLAGICNIIIHNISKNTNVLEELRRLQNVHRIMLKCSKAKATTSKVTTSKSTAGNGIADKKLDSSKFENYFNFLADVKSTKPHQTLAINRGEKHKFLSVKVETNSYLKNDLTRFISEQYMSQGLNYPLRREVFSRALEECFTKKLQPLLCRQVRAELKEKATRASIEVFGKNLKQLLLMSPLKGERILGIDPGYTNGCKLALISETADVLETGVIYPHGRQANRKGAEQKLIQLLSKYNVRIIALGNGTACRDTEMWLSSLFQAGILDSQSIRYSMVNENGASIYSCSDVATKEFPNMDRNEISAVSIARRLNDPLSEYVKIEPRHLGVGMYQHDVKEKTLTETLNDVVSECVSYVGVDLNTASLSVLKHIAGLSEKKAEKIIEHRIQKGPFQSRKDLLAVRSIGDKTYVQCAGFVRIEPLSVGGKVKNPLDCTWVHPESYKVAEAVIQECELKLSDIGKPRFRERIKQLAMTASTSQDTGNNICFINSWLPTLFVIDNKLLSHIDNCHRNFG, from the exons ATGTCCACACGACCGCGACGACTAGCAGCTAGGAAGACTCCGCTGGTTATAGAACTAAGCGACTCGGATGAAGACGGTACCGTAGCCTCAAAAGACAATGATGATTATAGGCCAACAGAAACTCGCACACGTTTTGTAGAtcgagcagctgcaactgccgCATCTGGCGC TACTGCCTCCAGGAAACGTTTTCCGTCTACTAAGAACGCATCAGCATTATCGGATGCGCCAGCAGCGAAAAAAAGGCGCACAAAAGAAGACAAAGAGAATGAACCAAGTCCAAGCAATGGCGCAACTGAGGCCACAGCAGAAGAGCCATTGCCGCCTGCCCAAGAAGTAGACGGAGCTGCTCCAAGCACGACTTCAGCAACAACGACCACTGGACGCAGCTCATTTTGGGAGCGTCGCAAAGTGTGGAATATCCATGAGCTGCTAGCCGAGACGGAGCATATCCAGCCAACGGCTGCGCGCAACATTGTACAACTGTTTGAGAATGAAAACACCATTCCATTTATATGCCG ATATCGTCGCGACCTGGTGGATCATATAACACCAGAACGTTTGCGCGACATTCgcaacacatacacagagattGTAGATCTGCGCAAGAAAGCAGAAAACATTGTGCATCAACTGGAGCGCGAGAATGTGCTCAATACAGAAATACGCGAAGAACTTATGTGCGCCAAGACCAATGAGGAACTAGAGTTTCTATATGCGCCCTATAAGCCTGCTAGCAAGGGCACTTTAGCAGAAAGAGCCAAGGCCCTGGGACTGCAAGAGTACGCCGACTGTCTGCTTTATGGCACAGCACCCAAAGTAGAACTGTCTGCAATTGTGGATAGAAACAATGCGGATTTGGCTAGCGAGGAGCAGGTGTTGGCGGGCATCTGTAACATAATTATTCACAACATTAGCAAGAATACCAATGTATTGGAGGAGTTGCGTCGGCT ACAAAATGTGCATCGAATTATGCTAAAAtgcagcaaagccaaagccacaaCATCGAAGGTAACAACTAGTAAATCAACAGCTGGAAATGGAATTGCGGACAAGAAACTGGACAGCTCGAAGTTCGAGAACTACTTTAATTTCCTAGCCGATGTCAAGTCAACAAAACCACATCAAACGTTGGCAATTAATCGTGGCGAGAAGCACAAGTTTCTCTCCGTCAAAGTGGAGACGAACAGCTACTTGAAGAATGACTTAACTCGCTTCATATCGGAGCAGTACATGTCCCAAGGCCTCAATTATCCGCTACGCCGCGAGGTATTCAGTCGTGCACTAGAGGAATGCTTCACCAAGAAAT TGCAACCATTATTGTGTCGTCAGGTGCGCGCCGAGCTGAAAGAAAAGGCGACGCGTGCCTCCATCGAAGTGTTTGGCAAGAATCTGAAGCAACTTTTGTTGATGTCCCCGTTAAAAGGTGAACGCATCCTTGGCATCGATCCTGGATATACCAATGGTTGCAAATTGGCGCTTATCTCCGAGACTGCTGATGTTCTGGAAACTGGAGTTATTTATCCACATGGCCGACAGGCCAATCGCAAAGGAGCCGAACAAAAGCTTATTCAACTTCTTAGCAAATATAA TGTTCGCATCATTGCTCTGGGCAATGGCACCGCTTGCCGCGATACAGAAATGTGGCTGTCGTCCCTCTTTCAAGCGGGGATTCTCGACAGTCAAAGTATTCGTTACAGCATGGTGAATGAAAATGGTGCCTCGATTTATTCCTGCAGCGATGTGGCCACCAAGGAGTTTCCCAACATGGACAGAAACGAAATCAGCGCGG TATCAATTGCTCGTCGTTTAAATGATCCGCTGAGCGAGTACGTCAAGATTGAGCCACGACATTTGGGCGTTGGCATGTATCAGCACGATGTGAAAGAGAAGACATTGACAGAGACGCTCAATGATGTGGTGTCCGAGTGTGTCAGCTATGTGGGCGTCGATCTAAACACCGCAAGTTTGAGTGTGCTCAA ACATATTGCAGGTTTGTCGGAGAAAAAGGCCGAGAAGATTATTGAGCATCGCATCCAGAAGGGACCATTCCAATCTCGCAAGGATCTCCTCGCGGTGCGCAGCATTGGAGACAAAACTTACGTTCAGTGCGCCGGTTTCGTGCGCATCGAACCACTTAGCGTGGGTGGCAAAGTAAAGAATCCTCTGGACTGCACTTGGGTGCATCCGGAGAGCTACAAAGTGGCCGAAGC TGTCATACAGGAATGTGAGTTAAAACTCTCGGACATTGGCAAGCCAAGATTTAGGGAACGTATCAAACAGTTGGCCATGACAGCGAGCACATCACAGGATACCGGTAATAACATATGTTTCATTAACAGCTGGTTGCCGACTCTATTTGTTAtcgacaacaaattgttgagcCATATCGATAACTGTCATCGAAATTTTGGATAG
- the LOC117573391 gene encoding ribosome-releasing factor 2, mitochondrial — translation MKMLQYTLLNVPLRRNKLLLRYSAQLFKRCYSADIRNIGILAHIDAGKTTTTERMLFYAGKTRSLGEVHRGNTVTDYLTQERERGITICSSAVTFPWNGKRINLLDTPGHIDFTMEVEQSLYAVDGVVIVLDGTAGVEAQTVTVWTQADKHNLPRLVFVNKMDRPDANFDKCVDDLKSKLDAKPICTQYPVKNNEGHLGIYDVITLEQLSWQQKDYGRVYHKTKLESSDALRDLQEKRNELIDQLSGLDDELADVVISTEGFDQVSNKLIGQAIRRATNQNKIVPVLLGSAYKNIGIQRLMDAVNDYLPTPEERNQIYECFGNDLAGKVFKIVHDKQRGALTLVRLIRGELKRGMRLTCSSGQAEVVSKIYEPLADEYREVSSVQAGDVAICAGLKSTVTGDLLTSSHSSLKNAQKRLMKSRGLTTQLHEDEEDFVGNQEMFAIETQIPDAVYFCSIEPPSISSQTAMEQALKQLQREDPSLRVSYDAVTGQTVLGGMGELHMDIIKSRMLSEYKIDVDLGPLQIAYKETIESSAINTFSLEKEIAGSKQNVSITLELVNDQVEVFSLDKSPENVQNLNALRPRILQVVRKGAISALERGPRVGGQVVDTQIRLHNVVIGRGTADSFIMAAAAQCVQKLLTTNGTRLLEPIMALQIVAPNDRVSGIMADLSRRRSLIKDVTTKGDKNKLILVNAPLAELSGYSSALRTISSGTASMTMQPCGFSEMNSADESLAVRRAQGLE, via the exons ATGAAAATGCTGCAATACACATTATTAAATGTGCCCCTCAGACGGAACAAATTGTTGCTTAGATATTCCGCTCAACTATTCAAACGATGCTACAGCGCAGACATCAGAAACATTGGAATTTTGGCGCATATCGATGCAG gcaaaaccacaacaacggAACGCATGCTTTTCTATGCGGGAAAGACACGTTCTTTAGGTGAAGTGCATCGTGGCAACACAGTAACAGATTACCTCACACAGGAGCGTGAACGCGGTATCACTATTTGTAGTTCAGCTGTCACGTTTCCCTGGAATGGAAAACG TATTAATCTTTTGGATACGCCCGGACACATTGATTTTACTATGGAGGTGGAGCAATCTTTGTATGCTGTCGACGGAGTTGTTATCGTTTTGGATGGCACGGCGGGAGTTGAAGCACAAACAGTTACTGTGTGGACACAGGCGGACAAGCATAATTTGCCTCGTTTGGTGTTCGTCAATAAAATGGATCGTCCAGATGCCAACTTCGATAAATGCGTTGATGATTTGAAGTCGAAACTTGACGCCAAGCCCATTTGTACGCAATATCCGGTAAAAAACAATGAAGGACATTTAG GCATATACGATGTTATTACATTAGAGCAATTAAGTTGGCAACAAAAGGACTATGGTCGCGTCTATCATAAAACTAAATTGGAATCTTCTGATGCGCTGCGTGATCTACAAGAGAAACGTAATGAGCTCATTGATCAGTTGTCGGGGCTGGACGATGAGCTAGCGGATGTTGTTATAAGCACAGAAGGTTTTGACCAAGTCAGCAATAAGTTAATTGGGCAAGCTATACGACGTGCCACCAACCAAAACAAGATTGTGCCTGTGCTGTTGGGCTCTGCCTATAAGAATATTGGAATACAACGTTTAATGGATGCTGTCAATGATTATTTACCCACGCCAGAGGAACGCAATCAGATATACGAATGCTTTGG CAATGACCTGGCGGGCAAAGTCTTTAAAATTGTCCACGATAAACAGCGGGGAGCACTGACGTTGGTTCGTCTAATACGGGGTGAACTAAAGCGTGGCATGCGGCTTACATGCTCCAGCGGACAAGCAGAGGTTGTGTCGAAAATTTACGAACCTCTTGCAGATGAATATCGCGAAGTGAGCTCTGTGCAAGCCGGAGATGTGGCTATATGTGCGGGTCTAAAA TCGACGGTAACTGGTGATTTGCTAACGAGCAGTCATTCTTCTCTCAAGAATGCCCAAAAACGTTTAATGAAAAGCCGTGGACTTACAACGCAGCTTCATGAAGATGAAGAGGATTTCGTTGGAAACCAAGAAATGTTTGCAATCGAAACACAAATACCAGATGCGGTCTACTTTTGCTCGATAGAGCCACCAAGCATATCTTCCCAAACAGCCATGGAACAAGCTCTCAAACAGCTGCAGCGCGAAGATCCCAGTCTGCGAGTCAGTTATGATGCGGTGACTGGCCAAACTGTGCTTGGCGGAATGGGTGAGCTACACATGGACATTATAAAGTCGAGAATGCTCAgcgaatataaaattgatgtCGATCTCGGGCCACTACAAATTGCTTATAAGGAAACTATAGAATCGTCAGCAATAAATACCTTTAGTTTGGAAAAAGAAATTGCAGGTAGCAAGCAAAATGTGAGCATAACCCTGGAGCTCGTTAACGATCAAGTGGAAGTGTTTag CTTGGATAAATCACCAGAGAATGTGCAAAATCTCAATGCATTGCGTCCCCGAATTCTTCAAGTAGTGCGTAAAGGTGCAATTAGCGCATTAGAACGTGGACCACGCGTTGGTGGCCAGGTGGTGGATACGCAGATACGGCTACATAATGTCGTTATAGGTCGTGGCACTGCCGACTCCTTCATCatggcagctgcagctcagTGTGTGCAAAAG ctGCTAACCACAAATGGCACACGATTACTGGAACCCATTATGGCATTGCAAATTGTGGCTCCCAACGATCGTGTTTCTGGCATTATGGCTGATTTATCAAGGCGACGGTCGCTTATAAAGGATGTGACGACAAAAGGGGATAAGAATAAG ttaattttggTAAACGCACCATTGGCAGAACTCAGTGGTTATTCAAGCGCGCTGCGCACTATAAGCTCGGGCACAGCCAGTATGACGATGCAACCATGCGGATTCTCGGAAATGAACTCTGCAGACGAGTCGCTGGCTGTTCGACGAGCTCAGGGATTAGAATAA
- the LOC117573388 gene encoding S1 RNA-binding domain-containing protein 1 isoform X8, which yields MSTRPRRLAARKTPLVIELSDSDEDGTVASKDNDDYRPTETRTRFVDRAAATAASGATASRKRFPSTKNASALSDAPAAKKRRTKEDKENEPSPSNGATEATAEEPLPPAQEVDGAAPSTTSATTTTGRSSFWERRKVWNIHELLAETEHIQPTAARNIVQLFENENTIPFICRYRRDLVDHITPERLRDIRNTYTEIVDLRKKAENIVHQLERENVLNTEIREELMCAKTNEELEFLYAPYKPASKGTLAERAKALGLQEYADCLLYGTAPKVELSAIVDRNNADLASEEQVLAGICNIIIHNISKNTNVLEELRRLQNVHRIMLKCSKAKATTSKVTTSKSTAGNGIADKKLDSSKFENYFNFLADVKSTKPHQTLAINRGEKHKFLSVKVETNSYLKNDLTRFISEQYMSQGLNYPLRREVFSRALEECFTKKLQPLLCRQVRAELKEKATRASIEVFGKNLKQLLLMSPLKGERILGIDPGYTNGCKLALISETADVLETGVIYPHGRQANRKGAEQKLIQLLSKYNVRIIALGNGTACRDTEMWLSSLFQAGILDSQSIRYSMVNENGASIYSCSDVATKEFPNMDRNEISAVSIARRLNDPLSEYVKIEPRHLGVGMYQHDVKEKTLTETLNDVVSECVSYVGVDLNTASLSVLKHIAGLSEKKAEKIIEHRIQKGPFQSRKDLLAVRSIGDKTYVQCAGFVRIEPLSVGGKVKNPLDCTWVHPESYKVAEAVIQECELKLSDIGKPRFRERIKQLAMTASKVEQLAQQHKLPTERVKFVLDALQRELLQDYRADLDKRPLFKQGLTRLEDLSLGDVVTGAVTNVTHFGAFVDIGVERDGLIHKSHMNNCELSIGDRIIASVLKVDMQRRQLGLRLENMLEETDTSFTLKTE from the exons ATGTCCACACGACCGCGACGACTAGCAGCTAGGAAGACTCCGCTGGTTATAGAACTAAGCGACTCGGATGAAGACGGTACCGTAGCCTCAAAAGACAATGATGATTATAGGCCAACAGAAACTCGCACACGTTTTGTAGAtcgagcagctgcaactgccgCATCTGGCGC TACTGCCTCCAGGAAACGTTTTCCGTCTACTAAGAACGCATCAGCATTATCGGATGCGCCAGCAGCGAAAAAAAGGCGCACAAAAGAAGACAAAGAGAATGAACCAAGTCCAAGCAATGGCGCAACTGAGGCCACAGCAGAAGAGCCATTGCCGCCTGCCCAAGAAGTAGACGGAGCTGCTCCAAGCACGACTTCAGCAACAACGACCACTGGACGCAGCTCATTTTGGGAGCGTCGCAAAGTGTGGAATATCCATGAGCTGCTAGCCGAGACGGAGCATATCCAGCCAACGGCTGCGCGCAACATTGTACAACTGTTTGAGAATGAAAACACCATTCCATTTATATGCCG ATATCGTCGCGACCTGGTGGATCATATAACACCAGAACGTTTGCGCGACATTCgcaacacatacacagagattGTAGATCTGCGCAAGAAAGCAGAAAACATTGTGCATCAACTGGAGCGCGAGAATGTGCTCAATACAGAAATACGCGAAGAACTTATGTGCGCCAAGACCAATGAGGAACTAGAGTTTCTATATGCGCCCTATAAGCCTGCTAGCAAGGGCACTTTAGCAGAAAGAGCCAAGGCCCTGGGACTGCAAGAGTACGCCGACTGTCTGCTTTATGGCACAGCACCCAAAGTAGAACTGTCTGCAATTGTGGATAGAAACAATGCGGATTTGGCTAGCGAGGAGCAGGTGTTGGCGGGCATCTGTAACATAATTATTCACAACATTAGCAAGAATACCAATGTATTGGAGGAGTTGCGTCGGCT ACAAAATGTGCATCGAATTATGCTAAAAtgcagcaaagccaaagccacaaCATCGAAGGTAACAACTAGTAAATCAACAGCTGGAAATGGAATTGCGGACAAGAAACTGGACAGCTCGAAGTTCGAGAACTACTTTAATTTCCTAGCCGATGTCAAGTCAACAAAACCACATCAAACGTTGGCAATTAATCGTGGCGAGAAGCACAAGTTTCTCTCCGTCAAAGTGGAGACGAACAGCTACTTGAAGAATGACTTAACTCGCTTCATATCGGAGCAGTACATGTCCCAAGGCCTCAATTATCCGCTACGCCGCGAGGTATTCAGTCGTGCACTAGAGGAATGCTTCACCAAGAAAT TGCAACCATTATTGTGTCGTCAGGTGCGCGCCGAGCTGAAAGAAAAGGCGACGCGTGCCTCCATCGAAGTGTTTGGCAAGAATCTGAAGCAACTTTTGTTGATGTCCCCGTTAAAAGGTGAACGCATCCTTGGCATCGATCCTGGATATACCAATGGTTGCAAATTGGCGCTTATCTCCGAGACTGCTGATGTTCTGGAAACTGGAGTTATTTATCCACATGGCCGACAGGCCAATCGCAAAGGAGCCGAACAAAAGCTTATTCAACTTCTTAGCAAATATAA TGTTCGCATCATTGCTCTGGGCAATGGCACCGCTTGCCGCGATACAGAAATGTGGCTGTCGTCCCTCTTTCAAGCGGGGATTCTCGACAGTCAAAGTATTCGTTACAGCATGGTGAATGAAAATGGTGCCTCGATTTATTCCTGCAGCGATGTGGCCACCAAGGAGTTTCCCAACATGGACAGAAACGAAATCAGCGCGG TATCAATTGCTCGTCGTTTAAATGATCCGCTGAGCGAGTACGTCAAGATTGAGCCACGACATTTGGGCGTTGGCATGTATCAGCACGATGTGAAAGAGAAGACATTGACAGAGACGCTCAATGATGTGGTGTCCGAGTGTGTCAGCTATGTGGGCGTCGATCTAAACACCGCAAGTTTGAGTGTGCTCAA ACATATTGCAGGTTTGTCGGAGAAAAAGGCCGAGAAGATTATTGAGCATCGCATCCAGAAGGGACCATTCCAATCTCGCAAGGATCTCCTCGCGGTGCGCAGCATTGGAGACAAAACTTACGTTCAGTGCGCCGGTTTCGTGCGCATCGAACCACTTAGCGTGGGTGGCAAAGTAAAGAATCCTCTGGACTGCACTTGGGTGCATCCGGAGAGCTACAAAGTGGCCGAAGC TGTCATACAGGAATGTGAGTTAAAACTCTCGGACATTGGCAAACCAAGATTTAGGGAACGCATCAAACAGTTGGCCATGACAGCGAGCAAAGTTGAGCAGCTCGCACAACAGCATAAGTTGCCCACAGAGCGG GTGAAATTCGTGCTCGATGCACTGCAGCGTGAACTGTTGCAGGATTATCGCGCGGATCTGGACAAACGGCCGCTATTCAAGCAAGGACTCACACGGCTGGAGGATCTCAGCCTAGGCGATGTCGTCACAG GTGCTGTCACCAATGTCACACATTTTGGTGCCTTCGTGGACATTGGGGTAGAGCGCGATGGCCTCATACACAAGAGTCATATGAACAATTGTGAGCTAAGCATTGGAGATCGCATTATTGCCTCCGTACTCAAGGTGGACATGCAGCGACGACAGCTGGGATTGCGTTTGGAGAACATGCTGGAGGAGACGGACACATCGTTCACATTGAAGACGGAGTAA
- the LOC117573388 gene encoding S1 RNA-binding domain-containing protein 1 isoform X9, which yields MSTRPRRLAARKTPLVIELSDSDEDGTVASKDNDDYRPTETRTRFVDRAAATAASGATASRKRFPSTKNASALSDAPAAKKRRTKEDKENEPSPSNGATEATAEEPLPPAQEVDGAAPSTTSATTTTGRSSFWERRKVWNIHELLAETEHIQPTAARNIVQLFENENTIPFICRYRRDLVDHITPERLRDIRNTYTEIVDLRKKAENIVHQLERENVLNTEIREELMCAKTNEELEFLYAPYKPASKGTLAERAKALGLQEYADCLLYGTAPKVELSAIVDRNNADLASEEQVLAGICNIIIHNISKNTNVLEELRRLQNVHRIMLKCSKAKATTSKVTTSKSTAGNGIADKKLDSSKFENYFNFLADVKSTKPHQTLAINRGEKHKFLSVKVETNSYLKNDLTRFISEQYMSQGLNYPLRREVFSRALEECFTKKLQPLLCRQVRAELKEKATRASIEVFGKNLKQLLLMSPLKGERILGIDPGYTNGCKLALISETADVLETGVIYPHGRQANRKGAEQKLIQLLSKYNVRIIALGNGTACRDTEMWLSSLFQAGILDSQSIRYSMVNENGASIYSCSDVATKEFPNMDRNEISAVSIARRLNDPLSEYVKIEPRHLGVGMYQHDVKEKTLTETLNDVVSECVSYVGVDLNTASLSVLKHIAGLSEKKAEKIIEHRIQKGPFQSRKDLLAVRSIGDKTYVQCAGFVRIEPLSVGGKVKNPLDCTWVHPESYKVAEAVIQECELKLSDIGKPRFRERIKQLAMTASKVEQLAQQHKLPTERVKFVLDALQRELLQDYRADLDKRPLFKQGLTRLEDLSLGDVVTGAVTNVTHFGAFVDIGVERDGLIHKSHMNNCELSIGDRIIASVLKVDMQRRQLGLRLENMLEETDTSFTLKTE from the exons ATGTCCACACGACCGCGACGACTAGCAGCTAGGAAGACTCCGCTGGTTATAGAACTAAGCGACTCGGATGAAGACGGTACCGTAGCCTCAAAAGACAATGATGATTATAGGCCAACAGAAACTCGCACACGTTTTGTAGAtcgagcagctgcaactgccgCATCTGGCGC TACTGCCTCCAGGAAACGTTTTCCGTCTACTAAGAACGCATCAGCATTATCGGATGCGCCAGCAGCGAAAAAAAGGCGCACAAAAGAAGACAAAGAGAATGAACCAAGTCCAAGCAATGGCGCAACTGAGGCCACAGCAGAAGAGCCATTGCCGCCTGCCCAAGAAGTAGACGGAGCTGCTCCAAGCACGACTTCAGCAACAACGACCACTGGACGCAGCTCATTTTGGGAGCGTCGCAAAGTGTGGAATATCCATGAGTTGCTAGCCGAGACGGAGCACATCCAGCCAACGGCTGCGCGCAACATTGTACAACTGTTTGAGAATGAAAACACCATTCCATTTATATGCCG ATATCGTCGCGACCTGGTGGATCATATAACACCAGAACGTTTGCGCGACATTCgcaacacatacacagagattGTAGATCTGCGCAAGAAAGCAGAAAACATTGTGCATCAACTGGAGCGCGAGAATGTGCTCAATACAGAAATACGCGAAGAACTTATGTGCGCCAAGACCAATGAGGAACTAGAGTTTCTATATGCGCCCTATAAGCCTGCTAGCAAGGGCACTTTAGCAGAAAGAGCCAAGGCCCTGGGACTGCAAGAGTACGCCGACTGTCTGCTTTATGGCACAGCACCCAAAGTAGAACTGTCTGCAATTGTGGATAGAAACAATGCGGATTTGGCTAGCGAGGAGCAGGTGTTGGCGGGCATCTGTAACATAATTATTCACAACATTAGCAAGAATACCAATGTATTGGAGGAGTTGCGTCGGCT ACAAAATGTGCATCGAATTATGCTAAAAtgcagcaaagccaaagccacaaCATCGAAGGTAACAACTAGTAAATCAACAGCTGGAAATGGAATTGCGGACAAGAAACTGGACAGCTCGAAGTTCGAGAACTACTTTAATTTCCTAGCCGATGTCAAGTCAACAAAACCACATCAAACGTTGGCAATTAATCGTGGCGAGAAGCACAAGTTTCTCTCCGTCAAAGTGGAGACGAACAGCTACTTGAAGAATGACTTAACTCGCTTCATATCGGAGCAGTACATGTCCCAAGGCCTCAATTATCCGCTACGCCGCGAGGTATTCAGTCGTGCACTAGAGGAATGCTTCACCAAGAAAT TGCAACCATTATTGTGTCGTCAGGTGCGCGCCGAGCTGAAAGAAAAGGCGACGCGTGCCTCCATCGAAGTGTTTGGCAAGAATCTGAAGCAACTTTTGTTGATGTCCCCGTTAAAAGGTGAACGCATCCTTGGCATCGATCCTGGATATACCAATGGTTGCAAATTGGCGCTTATCTCCGAGACTGCTGATGTTCTGGAAACTGGAGTTATTTATCCACATGGCCGACAGGCCAATCGCAAAGGAGCCGAACAAAAGCTTATTCAACTTCTTAGCAAATATAA TGTTCGCATCATTGCTCTGGGCAATGGCACCGCTTGCCGCGATACAGAAATGTGGCTGTCGTCCCTCTTTCAAGCGGGGATTCTCGACAGTCAAAGTATTCGTTACAGCATGGTGAATGAAAATGGTGCCTCGATTTATTCCTGCAGCGATGTGGCCACCAAGGAGTTTCCCAACATGGACAGAAACGAAATCAGCGCGG TATCAATTGCTCGTCGTTTAAATGATCCGCTGAGCGAGTACGTCAAGATTGAGCCACGACATTTGGGCGTTGGCATGTATCAGCACGATGTGAAAGAGAAGACATTGACAGAGACGCTCAATGATGTGGTGTCCGAGTGTGTCAGCTATGTGGGCGTCGATCTAAACACCGCAAGTTTGAGTGTGCTCAA ACATATTGCAGGTTTGTCGGAGAAAAAGGCCGAGAAGATTATTGAGCATCGCATCCAGAAGGGACCATTCCAATCTCGCAAGGATCTCCTCGCGGTGCGCAGCATTGGAGACAAAACTTACGTTCAGTGCGCCGGTTTCGTGCGCATCGAACCACTTAGCGTGGGTGGCAAAGTAAAGAATCCTCTGGACTGCACTTGGGTGCATCCGGAGAGCTACAAAGTGGCCGAAGC TGTCATACAGGAATGTGAGTTAAAACTCTCGGACATTGGCAAACCAAGATTTAGGGAACGCATCAAACAGTTGGCCATGACAGCGAGCAAAGTTGAGCAGCTCGCACAACAGCATAAGTTGCCCACAGAGCGG GTGAAATTCGTGCTCGATGCACTGCAGCGTGAACTGTTGCAGGATTATCGCGCGGATCTGGACAAACGGCCGCTATTCAAGCAAGGACTCACACGGCTGGAGGATCTCAGCCTAGGCGATGTCGTCACAG GTGCTGTCACCAATGTCACACATTTTGGTGCCTTCGTGGACATTGGGGTAGAGCGCGATGGCCTCATACACAAGAGTCATATGAACAATTGTGAGCTAAGCATTGGAGATCGCATTATTGCCTCCGTACTCAAGGTGGACATGCAGCGACGACAGCTGGGATTGCGTTTGGAGAACATGCTGGAGGAGACGGACACATCGTTCACATTGAAGACGGAGTAA